The Polyangium mundeleinium genome contains the following window.
ACAAGAAGAGCGGCTCCGGCACGGTCACGCCCCGGATCGCATTCGCGAACGTGATCCAGCCCGGCGCGGCACCCTGCCCGATCGCCACGCCGACCAGGCATTCGCCGTTGAGCCCGACGTAACAACGATCGTACGACCGCTGCCCGTACGCGCGCCGCGCGCTGCTCGTCACGATCGATTCCAAGAAAAACGGACGGCAGCCGGGGTCGGCCTCGCACGAGGGGACGAAATGGTCCGCCTCGACGGTCGCGAAACGCATGTCGACCGTGGGCACGTCTGCGACACCCTGGATCACGAGCCGCTTGGGATCCTCGAAATCGAACGAGAGCGGCGCGCGGCCTTCCATCAAGAACATGTCGCCGCCCCCGGACGAGAGGTCGATCCCGCGCACGCGGCGCAGGTTCGATTCGGCGACCACGCGCATGCGGAAATCGGGGCCGAGCACGTCGCTCCGCGTGACGAAAGAGGCGTCGTCCGGCACGAGCACGCCAGGATGCTCGCCGGAGCCTGCGAACGGGCTCCGGCCCACGGGGCCGAAGATTTCGGGCAACGTCGAGAGGTCTTTCAGCGCGTCATACAGGGTCACCGGGAGTTTTCCCGAGGGGTCGTCGATTCCCGGGTGCGTGCCGAGCAGGTTTTCCTGGAGCGCGCGGACCAGCGCCGCCGTGGGCACGACGGGATCGGTGCGCCCGATGCCGAGGGTCTCGGCGAGCACCTCGGCGAAATCGAAGCGGAACGTGGTCGGGTTTTGGTCGACGAGCTCGGAGAACGTCGAAAGGCTCGTCCCCGAGAGATCGGTATTTGCTGGGGTCATGCCGAGCAAACGCACGAGGCCGAACTCGGCCGAGGTGCGCCACGCGGGCCCGAACGTCCGCCCGAGCGCGGTTTGCATGCAATCGTAGCCGGGGTTTTTCTGGTCGAGCCTCCAGCCATGGCCGCAGGCGTCGCGGATGGCGTCGAGGACGTTGCCGAGCAGCTTGGTGGAGTCGACGTCGAGGATCCGGATGCGCCGCGCGGATTCGCCGAACATTCGAAGGGCCTTGGCCTTGTCGAGCTCCAGCGTGATCTCCTCGGGCGCCTCGGGGCCGGGCCGGGCGAGGAGGACCCGATTCGCGAGAATCGGCGGCGGGGCCTCGTCGACCTCGGCCGGCGGCTCGACGCCGGAGATCTCGGTGGTGGCCGCGGGGCCACCACACGCGGCGAGCGGTAGGCAGAGGAGCCAGAAACGGGAGCGTGTCGAGGTCCGCATGGAGCGCATCTCCGTCGGAACGAAAACGAGGCGAGAGCGCCCGGGACGCTTGGCGCGATGCGGCAAAAGCCTGGAGACACGATCGCCTTCTCCCGTTCCAAACGAGATCGTTGGGCGACGCCATGCGCCGTCAACGGCAGGCGCGCCGCGCGTGAACCGGGCCGTCCTGAACGCTTGACCTGCAACGAAGGAAAGCCATAGGATGCCCATTTCATAGGCGACCGCCTCTCCACGGAGCTTTTCCATGCGCCGCTTCCTCGCCCCCTCGCTCGCCGCCCTCGCGGCGCTGGTAACTCTATCGACCGCCCAGGACGCCGAGGCCCAGGCGTACCGGGACGGACCGCCCCCGCAGCACCGGATCGTCTATAACGATTTGACGTTGTTCCGGTGGAACCCGCTCGGCCTCATCACGGATGCGCGTTTCGTCTACCGATACCGCCTTTACAAGAGCGACAGCGTGGCGCTCCGGGATAATTTCATCGGCATTGGACTCGCTCCGTCCCTGAGCGGCGCGTTCGCCCGCGGCGGACCCACGATCCAGATCCAGCCGGCGAGCTTCCTCCAGCTCTGGGCGCTTTACGAGGGAATCGCGTATTTCGGCGCGTTCAACTTCCTGCAATCGTATCCCACGGCGGACGCGACGAAGGTGAACTACAGCGACACCGAGCTCGCGCGGCGCGGCGACCTCGAAAAGGGCAACCCCCAGAAGAACTATTCGACGACCGGCACGCAGCTCATCGCCGGCGCGAACCTGCAGTTCAAGTTCGGCCCCGTCGCGGCGCGCAACCTCTTCCGTTTCGGCCGACCCGACATGAAGCTGCGCCAGGGCGACCGCGTCTTTTACGATATCTTCTATGATCTGCTCGTGGGCGACGGCGGCCTCTGGTACTCGAACGACACCGACCTCCTCTTCCAGGGCCTCGACAACCGCCTCAGCGTCGGCCTGCGCTGGACGACGGGCCAGGCGTTTTACAAGGACGAACATTTCGCGCCCGGCGACGACAAGACCCGCGCCCCGGGCGCGATTCACCGGCTCGGGCCCATCGCGGCGTGGACGTTCAAGAAGCCGGACGGCGCAGGGCTCGAACCGACGCTCCTGCTCGTCGCGAACTGGTGGCTGAAGTCGCCGTACCGCACGGGCCAGGACGTCTCGCAGGCCGTCCCCTACATCATCCTCGCGCTGAACATCACGGGCGACCTCCTGCCCGCCCCGCCGAAGGAAAAGGCCGAGCCCGAGGCCACGAAGCCCACGTCGAGCGAGCCCCCGGCCACGCCGGAGCCTGCGAAGGAACCGGAACCGGCCAAGGAGCCCGCGCCCGCGGCGCCCGCCGAGCCTGCGCCCGCCTCTCCCGCCTCGCCCGAAGCCGCCGGCCCGCAATAAACCGAGCGTCTGCTCGTCGTTTTCGCCGCATTCGGCTACAGTTGCCGCATGCGATTTCTCCATCCCGAGCGGGACGAAAACCTCGAGCTCGCGCTCGAAGACGTCTTCCTGACGCCAGGGTATTTCGAGGGCGTCTCGCGCCTCGACGTCGATCTCCGGCCCGTCGACTTTCCGGGCGGGTCGCACCCGATCGTCTCGGCAAACATGAATGCCGTCACGGGCAAACGCATGGCCGAAACGATGGCCCGCTTCGGCGGGCTCGGCGTGCTCCCCCAGGACATGGCCCTCGATACGACCGAGCGCATCGTCGGGCACATCAAGAGCGCCGATCCGCGGTACGACACGCCCCTCGTGGTCTCGCCGCGCGAGAGCCTGCGCGACGTGCAAGGCATCATCCGCAAGCGATCCCACGACCTGGTCGTCGTCGTGGACGACGAGCGCCGTGTCCTCGGCATCGTCACGCACGCGGACCTGCGGGATCGGGATCAGTACACGCCCGCCTCGGCGCTGATGTCCTCGCGCCTCGTGACGATCGCCGCGGGCACGCCGAACCGCGACGCATTTCTCCTCATGGAAGAGGCGCGCGTGAAGGCCGTGCCCGTGCTCGACGCCCAGGGCAAGCTCGTGGGTGTCTTGACGCGCGACGACGCCGTGCGGCTGGAGCTGCTCCGGCCGAGTTTGTCCGGGGGCGGGGAGCTCATGGTCGCGGCCGCCGTGGGCATTTCGGCGAATGCGCCCGAGTTTGCCCGTCGGCTCGTGGACATCGGGGTCTCGGCGATCGTGCTCGACACGGCGCACGGCCATCAGCGGCGCATGATCGACGCCATCCGGGCCGTGCGGAAGGCCATCGGGAGCGCCGTGCCGCTCGTCGCGGGCAATGTGTGCACGGCCGAGGGCACGCGTGATTTGCTGGAGGCGGGCGCGGACATCGTGAAGGTGAACGTGGGGCCGGGCGCGATGTGCACGACGCGCATGCAAACGGGCGCGGGCCGGCCGACGTTCAGCTCGGTGCTCGCGTGTGCGCGCGAGGCGCACGCGCACGGAAAACACGTATGGGCCGACGGCGGCGTGAAATACCCGCGCGACGTGGCGCTGTACCTCGCCGCGGGCGCGTCGCGTGTGATGGTGGGGACGGCGCTCGCGGGCACGTACGAGAGCCCCGGCGACGTGAAGGAGGACCGCGAGGGCGCGCTTTACAAGGAGAATTACGGCATGGCGAGCGCACGCGCCGTGCACGACCGGACCGCCGACATCGATCCGTTCGAGCGCGCGAAAAAGGGCTTCTTCCGGGAGGGCATTTCGACGTCGCGCATTTACATCCAGGAGGGCAAGGAGAGCGTCGGCGCGCTGCTCATCGACATGATCACGGGCGTGCAATCGGCCTGCACGTACGCCGGCGCGCGGAGCCTGCCCGCGCTCCATGAAAAGGCGGTGATCGGGGTGCAGACGCTCGCGGGGTACGGCGAGGGCAAACCCCACGGCGCCGTGCGGCGCTGACGCAGGAGCGCTCCCGGCGGAGGCGATGTTCGGGTATGCTCCGGGGATGCGCTCGCCGCTCCTCGCTGTTTTGCTCCTCGCCTCCGCGCCGGCGTGCAGCGAACCTTCCGAGCCTCGCGGATCGACCACGTTCGCGCCGGACGAGCTCTCGCTCTTCGCCGAGCTGCGCACGAACGGCGGCACGGCCCAGGTCCTGGTCACGGTGCTCGGCGGCGGGACGAGCATCACGCTGGAAAACCACGATCGCTTGAGCCTCGCCGAGCCGGGCGGCCCCGAGCAGGCCCTCGTCGCCGGCGGCTTCGGCTACGTGGCGCAGCTCGATACAAGCGCCACGGAGCTCGACCTCGTCTTTTCGCGCGGCAGCCAGCGATTCGTGAGCAAGCTCGTGGCGCCTCCGCCTTTTTCGATCGTGGTCCCGAGCGCGCCCGCCTCCCGCGCTTCGCCCATCCCGATCAACTGGGACGCGGCGGACGGCGCGTTCGAGACGTGGCTCGACGTGACGGCCCCCTGTTTGTCATGGCCGATTTCGCGTTATTTCGCGGAGGATCCCGGCGTGTACGCGATCCAGCCGGCGGATCTCGCGATCAAACCCGGGACGACGGAGTGCGATTTCCGCGTGTGGGTCACGCGGTCGGCGTCGAGCGGGACGATCGCGCCCGGCCTCGGCGCGTCCCCCGCGCCCGGCGGACTTCAAACGCGCTCGATTTCGATCTCCACCTCACCTTGAGGACGACGCCATGAACATGAGGCACCTCGACAAACTCTTCGTCATGATCATCGCCACGACGGCGCTCGGGGCGCGTGGGCTCGCGTGTGGCCCGTGTCCGGAACAAGTGTCGCAGATCCCGCTCCTGCCGCCGAGCAGCGACGGGGGCGTCGAGGACGCCGGAGACTGGATCGCCGACGAATGCCAGCGCAAATGCCCGAACGGGCTCTCGTGCGTGGCGTCGTCGATCCCGCTCGAAGACGGAGGCACGATGCCCGCGATCGAGTGCACGCAAATGTCGGAGTGCGGCGCGGGGCGGCGGCCGCTCGCAGGGTACGGTCCGGAAAAACGTTTGGACACCAAGGATCTCGGGGCGCCGGGCGCATGGCTCGTCGAGGCGGCCACGCTCGAAGCCGGGTCGGTGATCGCCTTCCGGGAGCTGCGGCGGGACCTCGCCGCGCTCGGGGCGCCGCGGAGGCTCTTGCGGGCGGCCTCGCGGGCAGCCGACGAGGAGCGGCGGCACACGCGGCGCACGCGGGCCCTCGCGCGGCGGTACGGGGCGTGTGTACCGGGACAAACAACCGGCGAGACGCGGCGCGCGGCGCTGGAGGAGCTCGCGACGCACAACGCGGCCGAGGGCTGCGTACGGGAGGCGTTCGGCGCGCTCGTCGCGCGGTGGCAAGCGACGTTCGCGAAGGATCCGGAAGTGCGCGCCGCAATGGCCCGGATCGCCGACGACGAGGCGCGCCACGCGGCGCTCGCCTATGCGATCGACGCCTGGGCGAAGCGGCGGCTCGATCCGGCTGCGCGGGCGCGCGTGGAGGCGGCGCGGAGGGAAGCGGCGCGGGCGATCGCGACGCCGCGGGCGCGGGATACGGGGCGCGACGAGGCGCTGCGTGTCCTGGGGTTGCCCGACGCGGCGGATGCGGATGCGCTCGCGAAAAGGTTCGTCGCGGCGCTCGGGATCGACGCCGCGGCCTGAATCAGCTCTTCTTGCGGCTGTGGAGAACGATCCCGAGGACGAGGGCCCCGAGGGAGAAGAGGAACGGCGTGGTCCCGAGGGCCAGGCCGACGTCCTTGCACCCGTCCGCTTCGGCGTACCCCGTCTCGCGGATGAGCGCCCGCTGGGACGCATCGATGTAATCCCCTTGCAGCGCCTGGTCCGTCATGGACCGGCCCAGCATCGCGCCGACGGGCCCCATCCCGATCGAACCGAGCGATACGAGGAGCGCGACGCCACCCACGATCGCGCCGCCGAGCGGCCTCTTCATGAGCGCGAGCAAGAAGCCAAGGGCCGCGAGGCCGAGCCCCAGGATCGCGAACAGCAGAATCACCCACGCGGGCCAGCCGCACCACCTGAACGTTTCCACGGGATGCCGATGGGACCGCGCGAGGCGCGGGATGTCAAGGTCAGCGGGGCGGCCTGTCGCCCGCGCGAATGCGCCCCTCGGCGACGGCCGTCGCGTAAGGCGGCGTTTTGCCGGCGCGGAGCGAGTAGACGTCGAAGCGCATCGTCGCGGCGTCGGGATAACGGGCTTCCTTGTGGAACGCGAGCGCGATGTCGACGACGCGGCACACCGGCGCGGGGATGTGGGGCGCGATCGACGCGAGCGGAGGCGCGGGGCGCGTGGCCGCGGCGACGAGCAAAAGCGCGTTCTCGGCGTCGCCGTGCACGTAGCGGCCCCCGAGCAGGCGGAACATCGTTGCGCCGAGCGCGAAGAGGTCGGTCCGGCCGTCGAGCTCCTGGTTTTTCCCCATCGCCTGCTCGGGCGCCATGTACTCGTAGCTGCCGATGGCGACGCCCGTCTTCGTGGCCGTCTTCTCGGGCAGCTCCGCTGTGCCCTCGGGCAGCGTGTCGACGCGGGCGATGCCGAAATCGAGCACCCTGATCCGCCCATCCCTGCCGTTGTGCAGGTTCTCGGGCTTGAGGTCGCGATGCACGATGCCGAATGCATGCGCGACGACGAGCACGTCGAGGACCTTGTGCGCGATCCGCAAGACCTCGTCGACGGAGAGCACGCCCTTGCGCGCCATGCGATCGAAGACGGTCTCGCCGTCGAGCAGCTCCATCGCCATGAACGCCGCGCCGTCCTCGGACACACCCGACTCGTAGACGGCCGGCAGCCCTTCGCAAAGCGGTCCGACGGCCGCGAGCGCGCTGCCGATGGGCCCTTCACGGAGGAAGCGCTTTCGCAGCTCGGAGATGTCTTGCAGGTAGGGATGGAGGATCTTGATCGCCGCGACGTATCCATCGGGGCGGCGGCCGAGAAAAACGCTCGCCATGCCGCCGATGCCGAGCAGGCGCTCGAGGGTCCAGGTCCCGACCGACGTGCCGATGCGCCGCGCCGCGATCTCCTCGTCCGATTCCGACATCATGCGGGGCCGAGGTTACCACGACCGCACCACGAGCGGGTTACACTGCGGCG
Protein-coding sequences here:
- a CDS encoding serine/threonine-protein kinase, coding for MMSESDEEIAARRIGTSVGTWTLERLLGIGGMASVFLGRRPDGYVAAIKILHPYLQDISELRKRFLREGPIGSALAAVGPLCEGLPAVYESGVSEDGAAFMAMELLDGETVFDRMARKGVLSVDEVLRIAHKVLDVLVVAHAFGIVHRDLKPENLHNGRDGRIRVLDFGIARVDTLPEGTAELPEKTATKTGVAIGSYEYMAPEQAMGKNQELDGRTDLFALGATMFRLLGGRYVHGDAENALLLVAAATRPAPPLASIAPHIPAPVCRVVDIALAFHKEARYPDAATMRFDVYSLRAGKTPPYATAVAEGRIRAGDRPPR
- a CDS encoding GuaB1 family IMP dehydrogenase-related protein → MRFLHPERDENLELALEDVFLTPGYFEGVSRLDVDLRPVDFPGGSHPIVSANMNAVTGKRMAETMARFGGLGVLPQDMALDTTERIVGHIKSADPRYDTPLVVSPRESLRDVQGIIRKRSHDLVVVVDDERRVLGIVTHADLRDRDQYTPASALMSSRLVTIAAGTPNRDAFLLMEEARVKAVPVLDAQGKLVGVLTRDDAVRLELLRPSLSGGGELMVAAAVGISANAPEFARRLVDIGVSAIVLDTAHGHQRRMIDAIRAVRKAIGSAVPLVAGNVCTAEGTRDLLEAGADIVKVNVGPGAMCTTRMQTGAGRPTFSSVLACAREAHAHGKHVWADGGVKYPRDVALYLAAGASRVMVGTALAGTYESPGDVKEDREGALYKENYGMASARAVHDRTADIDPFERAKKGFFREGISTSRIYIQEGKESVGALLIDMITGVQSACTYAGARSLPALHEKAVIGVQTLAGYGEGKPHGAVRR